One Flavobacterium sp. 90 DNA segment encodes these proteins:
- a CDS encoding cysteine desulfurase family protein: MKKVYLDNASTTAMRPEVIQEMTKVMTEDFGNPSSTHSFGRNGKTVLELSRKSIAKHLNCSAQEIIFTSGGTEADNWILRSAVEDLKVERIITTKIEHHAVLYATLALQSDYNIQVDYVKINPDGSIDLTHLSNLLSDEKKTIVSLMHVNNETGTVLDLDRVSVICKQYNTLFHSDTVQSVGKTEIDLQKTSVDFIVASAHKFHGPKGVGFAFVRKNSGLQPLIFGGEQEKGLRAGTEAVHQIAGMAKALSLSYENLDTERKYITELKMYLIEQLEIHFPGFRINGKKDDFYNIINIILPFSSDKTSMLLFSLDMKGIAVSRGSACQSGSIKPSHVLKEMLSETDLKLPNLRISFSHYNTKEDIDWLIESLKTV; the protein is encoded by the coding sequence ATGAAAAAAGTATATCTCGACAACGCCTCTACAACCGCTATGCGCCCTGAAGTTATTCAGGAAATGACTAAAGTTATGACAGAAGATTTTGGAAATCCGTCTTCTACACATAGCTTTGGACGCAATGGAAAAACTGTTTTAGAACTTTCAAGAAAAAGTATCGCCAAGCATTTAAATTGCTCTGCACAAGAAATTATTTTTACTTCGGGAGGAACCGAAGCAGATAACTGGATACTTCGTTCTGCGGTTGAAGATCTTAAAGTGGAGAGAATCATTACTACAAAAATTGAGCATCATGCTGTATTGTATGCAACTTTGGCATTGCAATCTGATTATAATATTCAAGTCGATTATGTAAAAATTAATCCTGACGGAAGTATCGATTTAACGCATTTGTCTAATTTATTGTCTGATGAAAAAAAGACAATCGTTAGTTTGATGCATGTAAACAACGAAACCGGAACTGTTTTAGATTTAGATAGAGTTTCTGTTATTTGCAAGCAATACAATACCTTGTTTCACTCTGATACAGTACAATCTGTTGGGAAAACAGAAATCGACCTGCAAAAGACTTCTGTAGACTTTATTGTAGCAAGTGCACATAAATTTCACGGTCCAAAAGGAGTAGGTTTTGCTTTTGTTCGAAAAAATTCTGGTTTACAGCCTTTAATTTTTGGAGGAGAGCAGGAAAAAGGACTTCGCGCAGGAACCGAAGCGGTACATCAAATTGCCGGAATGGCAAAAGCATTATCGCTTTCATATGAAAATTTAGATACCGAAAGAAAATACATTACAGAATTAAAAATGTATTTGATTGAGCAATTGGAAATTCATTTTCCTGGTTTTAGAATCAACGGGAAAAAAGACGATTTTTATAATATTATCAATATTATTCTGCCGTTTTCTTCGGATAAAACTTCTATGCTTTTGTTTAGTCTGGATATGAAAGGAATTGCAGTTTCAAGAGGAAGCGCCTGTCAATCCGGAAGTATCAAACCATCGCACGTTTTGAAAGAAATGTTATCGGAGACTGATTTAAAATTACCAAATCTCCGAATTTCATTTAGTCATTATAACACAAAAGAAGATATCGATTGGTTGATTGAGAGTTTGAAAACGGTTTAA
- a CDS encoding Smr/MutS family protein: MLTKGDKVSVLDEAINGTVISVKNNEVLIETEDGFSMTFFVNELLKIQDSSNLMNSIKRINLEEITKEKTEPKARSFVKEKKDKREIAAPEFDLHIEKLVPNKRGMSNYDILTLQTETAKRHIEFAIRNRIPKIVFIHGVGEGILKAELDFLLGRYDGIDFQDANYQKYGLGATEVYFRQNSK; encoded by the coding sequence ATGTTGACTAAAGGAGATAAGGTTTCGGTTCTGGACGAAGCCATAAACGGAACGGTGATTTCGGTTAAAAATAATGAAGTTTTGATAGAAACTGAGGATGGATTTTCGATGACATTTTTTGTCAACGAATTACTTAAAATTCAGGATTCCAGTAATTTAATGAATTCTATTAAAAGGATTAATTTAGAAGAGATTACAAAAGAGAAAACGGAGCCAAAAGCAAGGAGTTTTGTAAAAGAAAAGAAGGATAAACGCGAAATTGCTGCTCCGGAATTTGATTTGCACATTGAAAAATTGGTACCAAATAAACGCGGAATGTCAAATTATGATATTCTGACTTTGCAGACTGAAACTGCCAAAAGACATATCGAATTTGCAATTAGAAATCGCATTCCTAAAATTGTTTTTATTCACGGTGTTGGCGAAGGAATTTTGAAAGCCGAACTTGATTTTTTATTAGGCCGTTATGACGGAATAGATTTTCAGGATGCCAATTATCAAAAATATGGTTTAGGTGCAACTGAAGTTTATTTTAGACAAAACAGTAAATAA
- a CDS encoding DUF2752 domain-containing protein: protein MIPCLFKTLFGVECLGCGFQRSLVLLFQGDFLAAFKMYPAVFTTLLFFAFVALYFLDKSRNYKKLVWNMAFVNLVFMLGGYYYKHFYI, encoded by the coding sequence ATGATCCCGTGTTTGTTCAAAACGCTCTTTGGAGTTGAGTGTTTAGGATGTGGTTTTCAGCGCTCTTTAGTCTTACTTTTTCAAGGCGATTTTCTGGCTGCTTTCAAGATGTATCCGGCGGTCTTTACTACCCTTTTATTTTTTGCTTTTGTAGCTTTATATTTTTTAGACAAATCAAGAAATTACAAAAAACTAGTTTGGAATATGGCATTCGTAAATCTCGTTTTTATGCTTGGCGGATATTACTACAAACACTTCTATATTTAA
- a CDS encoding DUF1003 domain-containing protein, translated as MKNNSTFKSAISNLEFPESEKIYGKSIHDPILGLIIKDHPSFCEDDCIGVKELNEYRQQYVSGYLSTEIGALSDLEKSVIASLKEDKSIVSIVEDEQETRSFGQKIADKVADFGGSWTFIISFLLFIIVWIGANVYILVNKGFDPYPFILLNLILSCIAALQAPVIMMSQNRQEEKDRNRAKKDYMINLKSELEIRMIHDKIDHMIMHQQQELIEIQKVQIEMMNDILNQIKK; from the coding sequence ATGAAAAATAATTCAACTTTTAAGAGCGCTATTTCTAATCTTGAATTTCCGGAAAGTGAGAAAATTTATGGAAAATCGATACATGATCCCATTTTAGGACTAATTATCAAAGATCATCCTTCTTTTTGTGAAGATGATTGTATCGGAGTTAAAGAATTAAATGAATATCGTCAGCAATATGTTTCGGGTTATTTGTCTACCGAAATCGGAGCACTTTCAGATCTTGAAAAAAGTGTGATTGCCTCTTTAAAAGAAGATAAATCAATCGTAAGTATTGTAGAAGACGAACAGGAAACGAGAAGTTTTGGTCAAAAAATAGCAGATAAAGTGGCAGATTTTGGTGGAAGCTGGACTTTTATTATTTCATTTTTACTTTTTATAATTGTTTGGATTGGTGCCAATGTTTATATTTTGGTTAATAAAGGTTTTGATCCATATCCGTTTATTTTGCTGAATTTGATTTTGTCTTGTATTGCAGCTCTGCAAGCTCCGGTAATTATGATGAGTCAAAATCGTCAGGAAGAAAAAGACAGAAACAGAGCTAAAAAAGATTATATGATTAACCTAAAATCAGAATTAGAAATTAGAATGATTCATGATAAAATTGATCACATGATTATGCATCAGCAACAAGAATTAATCGAAATTCAGAAAGTACAAATCGAAATGATGAATGATATTCTGAACCAAATCAAGAAATAA
- the epsC gene encoding serine O-acetyltransferase EpsC, whose amino-acid sequence MTKDSIIQNIKALKSHSNINYGIKTKTEDFTEKLFYTLFDSNAALDESIDELEIRFKEIAILACKKPENLCESIWDRFLEKLPIVLEKLNEDAAYILENDPASNSIDEVYLAYPGFYAIAIYRLSHELYNLDLLLFSRLMSEYAHRITGTDIHAGAKIASPFFIDHATGIVIGETTVIKKHVKIYQGVTLGALSVSKEMKNAKRHPTVEANVCIYANATILGGETTIGKNSIVGGNAWITKSIPEDSIVLNTTTTEVKIKEKK is encoded by the coding sequence GTGACTAAAGACAGTATCATACAAAATATAAAAGCTCTAAAAAGCCATTCAAACATAAATTACGGAATCAAAACTAAAACAGAAGATTTTACAGAGAAGCTTTTCTACACTCTTTTTGATTCGAATGCGGCTTTAGATGAAAGCATCGACGAACTCGAAATTCGTTTTAAAGAGATTGCTATTCTCGCTTGCAAAAAACCGGAAAATTTATGCGAATCGATTTGGGATCGCTTTCTGGAAAAATTACCAATTGTCTTAGAAAAACTAAATGAAGACGCTGCTTATATTCTGGAAAATGATCCTGCGTCAAACAGTATCGACGAAGTTTATTTGGCATATCCCGGTTTCTATGCTATTGCAATTTACAGATTAAGTCATGAACTTTATAATCTGGATTTACTATTATTCTCGAGATTAATGAGTGAATATGCGCATAGAATTACCGGAACTGATATTCATGCAGGTGCCAAAATTGCTTCACCGTTTTTTATTGATCACGCAACCGGAATCGTTATTGGTGAAACGACCGTAATTAAAAAACACGTTAAAATCTACCAAGGTGTGACTTTAGGTGCATTAAGCGTAAGCAAAGAAATGAAAAACGCTAAAAGACATCCAACCGTAGAAGCGAATGTTTGCATTTATGCCAATGCAACGATTTTGGGAGGCGAAACCACAATTGGCAAAAACAGCATTGTTGGAGGAAACGCCTGGATTACCAAATCAATTCCCGAAGATTCTATCGTTCTGAATACAACTACAACTGAAGTTAAAATAAAAGAAAAAAAATAA
- the cysM gene encoding cysteine synthase CysM, with product MGPQKLLNLIGNTPLMETVNLVKNKNVKLLLKLEGNNPGGSVKDRAAYNMIASALERGEIKKGDKLIEATSGNTGIALAMIAQLFQIEIELVLPEDSTKERTQTMRAYGATVILTPASEGIIGSRDYADKKVAEGGYIMLNQFANDDNWKAHYKTTGPEIWNDTDGTVTHFVSAMGTTGTIIGTSTYLKEKNPAIQIVGAQPSDGSQIPGIRKWPQEYLPKIFDASKVDTVIDVSEDDARDMTKRLALEEGVFAGMSSGGSVAVALKIAEQLESGVIVAVICDRGDRYLSSDLFD from the coding sequence ATGGGTCCACAGAAATTGCTTAACCTAATTGGAAATACTCCTTTGATGGAAACTGTCAATTTGGTTAAAAATAAAAATGTAAAACTTTTACTGAAGCTTGAAGGAAATAATCCTGGCGGAAGCGTAAAAGACAGAGCTGCATACAACATGATCGCTTCGGCGCTTGAAAGAGGCGAAATTAAAAAAGGAGACAAACTAATTGAAGCGACAAGTGGCAACACCGGAATTGCGCTGGCAATGATTGCACAATTGTTTCAAATAGAAATAGAATTAGTTCTTCCGGAAGATTCTACAAAAGAACGCACTCAAACAATGCGTGCTTATGGCGCTACAGTAATTTTAACGCCCGCTAGCGAAGGAATTATTGGTTCAAGGGATTATGCCGACAAAAAAGTTGCAGAAGGCGGTTATATCATGCTAAATCAGTTTGCGAATGATGACAACTGGAAAGCGCATTATAAAACGACTGGTCCTGAAATCTGGAACGATACTGACGGAACTGTTACACACTTTGTTTCGGCAATGGGAACAACAGGAACTATTATTGGAACTTCGACTTATTTAAAAGAAAAAAATCCCGCTATTCAAATCGTTGGCGCACAACCAAGCGACGGATCACAAATTCCCGGAATCCGCAAATGGCCACAGGAATATTTACCTAAAATTTTTGATGCTTCAAAAGTGGATACCGTTATCGACGTAAGCGAAGATGACGCCAGAGACATGACTAAAAGACTAGCGCTCGAAGAAGGTGTTTTCGCCGGAATGAGCAGCGGTGGTTCAGTAGCGGTAGCCCTTAAAATTGCAGAACAATTAGAATCCGGTGTTATCGTTGCCGTTATCTGCGATCGCGGTGATCGTTATTTATCTTCGGATTTATTTGATTAG
- a CDS encoding aldo/keto reductase has protein sequence MNYRKLGKTNFNISEISLGTWQVGGKWGSAFDNKTADELLNTAIDNGVNFIDTADVYENGLSETAVGRVVRSRSERIYVATKCGRHINPHVSEGYQPKVLQKFVEDSLKRMKLETLDLIQLHCPPTEVFYRPEIFELFDRLKEQGKIQNLGVSVEKVEEALKAIEYSNVTTVQIIFNLFRQRPSQLFFSEARKKDIGIIARVPLASGLLTGKFDTKTTFDAQDHRNFNRNGDAFDKGETFSGIDYELGLQAVEKLKALFPETTNLAPIALQWILSFQDISCIIPGASKESHVLSNLSLYDLPKLTPEKITAMNAIYEEYIKPSVHHLW, from the coding sequence ATGAACTACAGAAAACTAGGAAAAACAAACTTCAATATATCTGAAATCTCACTTGGTACCTGGCAAGTTGGAGGGAAATGGGGATCTGCTTTTGATAATAAAACCGCAGACGAACTTTTGAATACGGCAATCGACAATGGCGTAAATTTTATTGATACTGCCGATGTTTATGAAAATGGATTAAGCGAAACTGCTGTTGGAAGAGTTGTTCGTTCCCGATCTGAACGTATTTATGTCGCTACAAAATGTGGACGACATATTAACCCACATGTTAGTGAAGGTTATCAGCCAAAAGTACTTCAGAAATTTGTTGAAGACAGTTTAAAACGAATGAAATTAGAAACGCTGGATTTAATTCAGTTGCACTGTCCTCCTACCGAAGTTTTTTATCGTCCGGAGATTTTCGAACTTTTTGACCGATTAAAAGAGCAAGGGAAAATTCAGAATCTTGGCGTAAGCGTCGAGAAAGTTGAAGAAGCCTTAAAAGCCATTGAATATTCGAATGTAACAACGGTTCAGATTATCTTCAATTTATTCCGTCAGCGCCCTTCTCAATTATTTTTCTCTGAAGCCAGAAAGAAAGATATCGGAATCATTGCGAGAGTTCCTTTAGCAAGCGGACTTTTAACAGGTAAATTTGATACAAAAACTACTTTTGACGCTCAGGATCACCGAAATTTTAATAGAAATGGTGATGCTTTTGATAAAGGTGAAACTTTTTCGGGTATCGATTATGAATTAGGTTTACAGGCTGTAGAAAAACTAAAAGCATTATTTCCGGAAACTACAAATCTTGCTCCAATTGCGCTTCAGTGGATTTTGAGTTTTCAAGATATCAGTTGTATTATTCCCGGTGCTTCAAAAGAAAGTCATGTATTATCGAATTTATCTCTTTATGATTTACCAAAATTAACTCCTGAGAAAATTACAGCCATGAATGCTATTTACGAAGAATATATAAAACCTTCTGTGCATCACCTATGGTAA
- a CDS encoding HAMP domain-containing sensor histidine kinase produces the protein MFTAITPNATLLTYSIVIIFMKLYHNLSQIGFLKKSYVFKFLFVAFIGIHIPLIGILFFVIFSSHTISPISILIFALIMTLLATLVTLLVLKQLIKPIVLASKSLDDYRNNRQLSVLPTEYSDEAGLLMCNIQESIYESESFINEKQDLIYMLSHDLKNFAGNPQGLAQLILSEEPSDSIKHLAELICESTNLQFRYIENFIKLLKEQDQIVKVNHDPKNIVFPNILPFINEQLEQRLLDKNIKLSLSLELVEAKLKIDEGLLVQVLVNLISNAIKFSYFDSEIKVRIFIQSSNLIITVIDKGIGFDKTQIDELFKKFTKMSRLGTANELSTGIGLYLCKKIIERNKGKLSATSEGKNKGAEFKIEFEL, from the coding sequence TTGTTTACAGCAATAACCCCAAATGCTACATTGTTAACTTATAGTATTGTTATTATTTTTATGAAGTTGTATCATAATCTTTCACAAATTGGCTTTCTGAAAAAAAGTTATGTGTTTAAATTCCTATTCGTTGCTTTTATAGGTATTCATATTCCTTTGATTGGCATTTTGTTTTTTGTGATTTTTTCAAGCCATACTATTTCTCCCATTTCTATTTTAATTTTTGCCTTAATAATGACGTTGTTGGCGACTTTAGTGACGCTTTTGGTTTTAAAGCAACTAATTAAGCCAATTGTTTTAGCTTCAAAATCTTTGGATGATTATAGAAATAACAGACAATTATCGGTTTTACCAACAGAATATTCAGATGAAGCTGGTTTGTTAATGTGTAATATTCAGGAATCAATCTATGAATCTGAAAGTTTTATAAACGAAAAACAAGATTTGATTTATATGCTTTCTCACGATTTAAAGAACTTTGCGGGAAATCCTCAAGGTTTGGCACAGTTAATTTTGAGCGAAGAACCATCAGATTCTATTAAACATCTTGCAGAATTAATTTGTGAGTCGACAAATTTGCAATTCCGATACATCGAAAATTTTATAAAACTTCTAAAAGAACAAGATCAGATTGTTAAAGTAAATCATGATCCAAAGAATATTGTATTCCCTAATATTTTGCCTTTTATAAATGAACAGCTTGAGCAGCGTTTACTTGATAAAAATATTAAATTAAGTTTAAGCTTAGAATTAGTTGAAGCAAAACTTAAAATTGACGAAGGTTTATTGGTTCAGGTTTTAGTGAATTTAATAAGCAACGCAATTAAATTCTCTTATTTTGACAGTGAGATAAAAGTTCGAATATTTATTCAAAGCTCAAATTTGATTATAACAGTTATCGATAAAGGAATTGGTTTTGATAAAACTCAGATCGATGAATTGTTTAAGAAATTCACAAAAATGAGCCGATTAGGAACTGCAAATGAATTATCTACCGGAATTGGATTGTATTTGTGTAAAAAAATTATTGAAAGAAATAAAGGTAAATTAAGCGCCACAAGCGAAGGAAAAAACAAGGGCGCTGAATTTAAAATTGAATTTGAGTTGTAG
- the rlmD gene encoding 23S rRNA (uracil(1939)-C(5))-methyltransferase RlmD, with the protein MGRKNTDKVVFHQIQVLDAGAKGVSVAKAPDGKVIFIPNVVPGDVVDVQTFKKRKAYYEGKAVKFHEFSEHRIEPICDHFGVCGGCKWQNMKYSQQLYYKQNEVKNHLQRIGKVELPEFETILGSEKQFFYRNKMEFSFSNSRWLTEKEIESTEDLGNRNALGFHIPKMWDKILDISKCHLQEDPSNAIRNEIRAFANEHNLAFFNPREHSGLLRTLMIRTASTGEIMVLIQFFENDKKNRELVLDHLYEKFPQITSLQYVVNAKQNDTIYDQDIKLYKGRDYILEEMEGLKFSINAKSFYQTNSDQAYELYKITRDYAGLTGEETVYDLYTGTGTIAQFVSKKAKKVIGVESVPEAILDAKANAERNNITNCEFFVGDMKVVFNEAFIAQHGKPDVIITDPPRDGMHKDVIEQILKIAPKKVVYVSCNSATQARDLALMDEKYKVTRVRPVDMFPQTHHVENVVLLELR; encoded by the coding sequence ATGGGAAGAAAAAATACAGACAAAGTTGTCTTTCATCAAATTCAAGTTCTTGATGCTGGAGCAAAAGGAGTATCAGTTGCTAAAGCTCCTGACGGTAAAGTAATCTTTATTCCGAATGTTGTTCCGGGTGATGTAGTTGACGTACAAACTTTCAAAAAAAGAAAAGCCTATTATGAAGGCAAAGCCGTAAAATTTCACGAATTTTCAGAACATCGTATTGAACCAATATGCGATCATTTTGGCGTTTGTGGAGGATGTAAATGGCAAAATATGAAATACAGCCAACAGTTGTATTACAAACAAAATGAAGTAAAAAACCATTTGCAACGTATAGGAAAAGTTGAACTTCCTGAATTTGAAACTATTTTAGGTTCGGAAAAACAATTTTTCTATAGAAACAAAATGGAGTTTTCGTTTTCTAACAGCCGTTGGTTAACCGAAAAAGAAATTGAAAGCACAGAAGATTTAGGAAACAGAAATGCGTTAGGATTTCACATTCCTAAAATGTGGGATAAAATTCTTGATATCAGCAAATGTCACTTACAGGAAGATCCTTCAAATGCGATCAGAAACGAAATCAGAGCTTTTGCAAACGAGCACAATTTAGCTTTCTTTAATCCGAGAGAACATTCTGGATTATTGAGAACTTTAATGATTCGTACGGCTTCAACAGGCGAAATTATGGTTTTGATTCAGTTTTTCGAAAATGACAAAAAGAACCGCGAATTAGTTTTAGATCATCTTTACGAGAAATTTCCGCAAATTACTTCATTACAATATGTTGTAAACGCAAAACAAAACGATACGATCTACGATCAGGATATCAAACTATATAAAGGTAGAGATTATATTCTGGAAGAAATGGAAGGTTTAAAATTCAGCATCAATGCTAAATCTTTTTACCAAACCAACTCTGACCAAGCATACGAATTATACAAAATAACACGTGATTATGCCGGATTAACCGGAGAAGAAACTGTTTATGATTTATATACCGGAACTGGAACTATCGCGCAATTCGTTTCTAAAAAAGCAAAAAAAGTAATTGGAGTAGAAAGTGTTCCTGAAGCAATTCTGGATGCTAAAGCAAATGCCGAACGCAATAATATAACGAATTGTGAGTTTTTTGTAGGGGACATGAAAGTCGTTTTCAACGAAGCTTTTATTGCTCAACACGGCAAACCTGACGTTATCATTACAGATCCACCAAGAGATGGTATGCATAAAGATGTAATTGAACAAATCTTGAAAATTGCTCCTAAAAAAGTAGTTTATGTAAGTTGTAACTCGGCAACACAAGCGCGTGATTTAGCTTTAATGGATGAAAAATACAAGGTAACACGTGTGAGACCAGTTGATATGTTTCCGCAAACGCATCATGTTGAAAATGTTGTACTTTTAGAACTTAGATAA
- a CDS encoding DUF6452 family protein, whose translation MKKIVAFLLLFTFGLSSCEKDDICDPTTPTTPRLVISFYDNADATLPKKVVNLKVVGKDKDGKDLPTGIVFNESSTTDTKYYANATSISIPLKTNENSTTYSFIYNAASTDPTLTNTDVIRFDYTHKDSYVSRACGFKTVFTLNPFVTAPPSQPFLLNPGTDGAWMRVINVEQYNIESENETHIKIYF comes from the coding sequence ATGAAAAAAATAGTCGCTTTTTTATTACTCTTTACTTTTGGCTTATCAAGCTGTGAGAAAGATGATATTTGTGATCCTACCACACCTACTACTCCCCGATTGGTAATATCATTTTATGATAATGCCGATGCGACTTTGCCTAAAAAAGTGGTTAATTTAAAAGTAGTTGGAAAAGATAAAGACGGAAAGGATCTGCCTACCGGAATTGTATTTAACGAAAGCAGTACAACCGATACTAAGTATTATGCAAATGCTACTTCAATTTCAATTCCGTTAAAGACAAATGAAAATTCTACTACTTATAGTTTTATTTATAATGCTGCAAGTACAGATCCTACTTTGACTAATACAGATGTAATAAGATTTGACTATACACACAAAGATTCATATGTATCGAGAGCATGCGGTTTCAAAACTGTCTTTACATTAAATCCTTTTGTTACAGCACCTCCATCACAACCTTTTCTACTAAATCCGGGAACAGACGGAGCCTGGATGAGAGTAATTAATGTAGAACAATATAACATTGAATCTGAAAATGAGACACACATTAAAATATACTTTTAG
- a CDS encoding DUF6048 family protein: protein MRHTLKYTFSFCLLFSMFLVQAQETPATATKEIVQEKPKLKSKTEPAKPAKPAIQETKKDSVPKTDRYGLRVGVDLYKLTRGFYDKDYKGVEFVGDFRLTKKYYLAAELGFEDKTTDDDRLNSTATGTYIKGGFDYNTYQNWLDMENLITIGMRGGFSNFSQQLNSYKIYNANPYWGEQPAIVSGEKYNGLTAAWIEVALGIKAKVFNNIFVGFGVQLKLLAMNNKPSGFDNLYIPGFNRTYDGSFGVGFNYTVSYFIPLYKKKVIVPETVKEIPKKK, encoded by the coding sequence ATGAGACACACATTAAAATATACTTTTAGTTTTTGCCTTTTGTTTTCAATGTTTTTGGTTCAGGCACAAGAAACACCTGCTACAGCAACCAAAGAAATTGTTCAGGAAAAGCCAAAACTAAAATCAAAAACAGAACCAGCGAAACCAGCTAAACCCGCAATTCAGGAAACTAAAAAAGATTCTGTTCCAAAAACAGATCGTTATGGTTTGCGCGTAGGTGTCGATTTATATAAATTAACCCGTGGTTTTTACGACAAAGATTATAAAGGTGTTGAATTTGTGGGAGATTTTCGCTTGACGAAAAAATACTATCTGGCAGCTGAACTTGGTTTTGAAGATAAAACCACTGATGATGACAGATTAAACTCAACAGCAACGGGAACTTATATAAAAGGAGGTTTTGACTATAATACGTATCAAAACTGGCTTGACATGGAAAACCTGATTACGATAGGTATGCGAGGCGGTTTTAGTAATTTTAGTCAACAATTAAATAGTTATAAAATCTATAACGCTAATCCGTATTGGGGAGAACAGCCTGCGATTGTTTCCGGTGAAAAATACAACGGCTTAACGGCCGCTTGGATTGAAGTTGCCTTAGGAATAAAAGCAAAAGTATTCAATAATATATTTGTTGGTTTTGGAGTTCAGCTAAAACTTTTGGCTATGAATAACAAACCAAGTGGTTTTGATAATCTTTATATTCCCGGTTTCAACAGAACCTATGATGGAAGTTTTGGAGTAGGTTTCAATTATACCGTTTCTTACTTTATACCTTTATACAAGAAAAAAGTAATTGTACCAGAAACTGTGAAAGAAATTCCTAAAAAGAAATAA
- a CDS encoding amino acid racemase has product MKIIGLIGGISWVSTADYYKLINEGINKKMGGLNFSECLIYSFNYADIKKNNDANDWDRTFEMLFKGCQFLKSGGAEAIVLGANTMHLIADKLEAAIDLPVIHIATETAIEIEKQKLKKVALLGTKFTMELDFFKNKLINKGIEAIIPENSDDRDFLHTAIFEELGKGVFTDETKKRILRISNELIANGAEGIILGCTELPLVIKPEDVSVPVFDTTLIHSNAAIAFQLS; this is encoded by the coding sequence ATGAAGATAATTGGACTTATAGGCGGAATTAGCTGGGTTTCTACAGCAGATTATTACAAACTTATAAATGAAGGAATCAATAAGAAAATGGGAGGGCTTAACTTCTCGGAATGTTTGATTTATTCGTTCAATTATGCCGATATCAAAAAGAATAATGATGCCAATGATTGGGATCGTACTTTTGAAATGCTTTTTAAAGGTTGTCAATTCTTAAAATCGGGTGGAGCAGAAGCAATTGTTTTGGGCGCCAATACAATGCATCTTATTGCTGATAAATTGGAAGCTGCAATTGATTTACCTGTTATTCATATTGCAACAGAAACGGCAATAGAAATTGAGAAGCAGAAACTTAAAAAAGTAGCGCTATTGGGAACTAAGTTTACAATGGAACTTGATTTTTTTAAAAACAAACTAATCAATAAAGGCATTGAAGCTATTATTCCGGAAAATAGTGATGATAGAGATTTTCTACACACCGCAATCTTCGAAGAGTTAGGGAAAGGCGTTTTTACTGATGAAACGAAGAAACGTATTTTAAGGATTTCGAATGAATTGATAGCAAATGGGGCAGAAGGAATTATTCTGGGTTGTACAGAACTTCCTTTGGTTATAAAACCCGAAGATGTTTCTGTTCCTGTTTTTGATACAACTTTAATACATTCAAATGCTGCAATAGCTTTTCAATTATCTTAA